The following proteins are co-located in the Camelina sativa cultivar DH55 chromosome 12, Cs, whole genome shotgun sequence genome:
- the LOC104729597 gene encoding protein FD: MPLSLLLESLDPTHHSRNDRRKSRTSLSSLLTTLSHLFLSFSLYLRVGYKTIDTKTKAVLFGSVLFSFPMLSSAKHQRNLRVSATNKNKASSISPSSPSSSSSSSTSSSSPLPSQDSQGQKRSLITMEEVWKDINLASIHHINRHSQHPQHNHEPRFRSHNHQNQNPNSIFQDFLNGPLNQEPAPTSLAMGSASNGNSTTVTALCSSPFPPPATVLSLNSGAGFEFLDNQDPLVVTPNSNLHSHHNLSNIPSFNTPFEALVTSTCFGKKRGQESNEGTGNRRHKRMIKNRESAARSRARKQAYTNELELEVAHLQAENARLKRQQDQLRMAAANQQPKKNTLQRSSTAPF; this comes from the exons ATGCCTCTGTCTCTACTTCTGGAGTCTCTGGACCCAACCCATCATTCCAGAAATGACCGGCGAAAGTCAAGAACCTCTCTGAGCTCTCTACTCACTACTCTCTCtcacctctttctttctttctctctctatctgcgTGTAGGTTACAAGACAATTGACACCAAGACTAAAGCTGTGTTGTTTGGTTCAGTTCTGTTCTCTTTTCCAATGTTGTCATCAGCAAAGCATCAGAGGAACCTTAGAGTCTCTGCTACAAACAAGAACAAGGCTTCTTCCATTTCACCCTCATCAccgtcgtcttcatcatcatcatcaacctcatcatcatctcctttaCCCTCACAAGACTCTCAAGGCCAGAAGAGATCTCTAATCACCATGGAAGAAGTTTGGAAAGACATCAACCTTGCTTCCATCCACCACATCAACCGCCACAGCCAACATCCACAACACAACCATGAGCCACGCTTCAGGAGCCACAACCAccagaaccaaaaccctaactcGATCTTCCAAGATTTCCTCAACGGACCTTTGAACCAGGAACCAGCACCCACAAGCCTGGCCATGGGTTCTGCTTCTAATGGAAATTCCACCACTGTCACTGCTCTCTGCAGCTCTCCTTTCCCACCTCCTGCAACTGTTCTGAGCTTGAATTCCGGCGCTGGCTTCGAGTTTCTCGATAATCAAGATCCTCTTGTTGTTACCCCAAACTCTAATCTTCATAGTCACCATAACCTCTCAAACATTCCTTCCTTCAACACCCCTTTCGAGGCTCTGGTTACATCCACTTGTTTTGGTAAGAAAAGAGGCCAAGAGTCCAATGAAGGTACAGGGAATAGAAGACATAAGCGTATGATCAAGAACAGAGAATCTGCGGCTCGTTCCCGAGCTAGGAAACAG GCTTATACAAACGAGTTAGAACTTGAAGTTGCTCACCTGCAGGCAGAAAATGCAAGACTCAAGAGACAACAAGATCAG TTAAGAATGGCTGCAGCAAATCAGCAACCCAAAAAGAACACACTACAACGGTCTTCCACAGCTCCATTTTGA